CAACACACCTGAGTCTATTCCAAAGGTGATTGAGCGGCTTGTCGATCTCTGTGAGGAGCTGGAGAACAGGCAGTGGACAAGGGTAAATTCAGGCGGTCATTGGGACGAGAACAACGAGCCGCAGACCATCAAGATCATCATCGACGAATACAACACGCTGCGAAAACTGGCAAAAGAGTACGATTCGCGCTTTCCTCCAAAGGAGTCCCCTAGAACCGCCAACACGCTCAAGAACATGGTTGAGCGGTTCATTTTTCAGGGACGTGAGGACTGCATGAACCTGTGGTTAATGGCGCAGACAACCAGAGTTGAGCAGCTTGACCTGGATACCTCAACACAAGACAACATGGTTTACTTTGCTCAAGCCAGAAACGCCGACTACCAGAGCGTTGAGGATGCGATCGGCAATACCTATGTCGTGACCGACCCCCGGCAGCGAAAGATTCTGCAAGCCGTTCTTGCAGACTACAAAGACGATCGCACCCAAAATCCATCCATCCCGATTGCCTTCACCACATTAGGAGGCAACCAACTCTGCAAACTACCGGATCTTAACTGGGCAAAGACCTATCGATTGAACGACCCAATCACCACTCTGGAAAAAGCCTATCAAGCGCCTGCTGCACCAAGTTATGACGATCGATATCCACCGAACTGGGGCAACATCAGCGCACTAGCCCGAAGACTGACAGGAGAATTATGCTGCTTCCCTGGCTGCCAGAATCGAGCCACTGAGACACATCACGCTTACTATCCCAAGTGGCAGCAGGGAGAACCAACTGAGCCTGGAGAGGCTGTTTTCCCGCTTTGTGAGGAGCATCACGATCGAGACAGTACAGAATCAGCGCATCACCCCATCAACTGGGTTCCTGCTAAAACTCCAGCACCTGGATGGGATGCTCACAACACACCCGCATATTATCGACTACTAATACAGGGATGGTCTGAGAAGTCTGCCAAACATTCCGGGTAAGATTCAATCAACGCCAACCGGACGATCGCTTTGCTGCATTTCTCCTTCATGTTGCAATCAAAAAACTGTGAATCATCTCATTTTTTTGAGGAAGAAAGAAAAATAACTGCTATTGGTATTAAATGTCACCTGCATCTACCTTCGGTTCTTATCTAAAAAACGAAGGAGATTTTTGTTGTGCTGAATATGAAAACAGTGCTGCTGTTATTGGTGCAGCAGCGATCGGGTTGAGTGTGGGTAGTGTAACTTCGGCTGAAGCAGCGAGTTTCAGTTTTTCCTACAATTTCTTGTCAGGCGAATCGATCTCAGGGGCAATTGATGGAGATTTACAGCCAGATAACAATACGGTCAGTAATTTAAGAAATCTGTCTGCAACTTATTCGGGTCAACCAGGAACTCAATTTACTTTTGTACCTTCTTCCTTTAAACCGTTCTTCACACTTTCAGGAAGTTCCTTTAGGTTTTACGGTTTTGCCAACGATCCAACCACGTTGACGTCACAGCCTAATTTTGGATTTTTCTTAGGTAACCCGAGTAACAGCAATGGTGCAACTGTTGGAACATTCTTCACTAACAAGTCCAGTATTTCTTTCCCTTTTGGTGTCAATCAGAAAGAAGCAGAAAACTTCTCAGCATCCAGATGGACAGCGACTGCCATTCCTGCCCCAGTC
This sequence is a window from Trichocoleus sp.. Protein-coding genes within it:
- a CDS encoding PTPA-CTERM sorting domain-containing protein; protein product: MSPASTFGSYLKNEGDFCCAEYENSAAVIGAAAIGLSVGSVTSAEAASFSFSYNFLSGESISGAIDGDLQPDNNTVSNLRNLSATYSGQPGTQFTFVPSSFKPFFTLSGSSFRFYGFANDPTTLTSQPNFGFFLGNPSNSNGATVGTFFTNKSSISFPFGVNQKEAENFSASRWTATAIPAPVPTPALLPGLLGMGVAALRKRKNDRSEAAEA
- a CDS encoding FtsK/SpoIIIE domain-containing protein; protein product: MTQLFTPDRLEQQRTQLNAVQRQAFSALVAWFLVVGGTIAFKPPAWLNIMLRLAAMGNAFTLVKLARELDDREWSHLVERDYSRRLRVTGLSVQAEGIKRSYLQQLQPPRPEPQQPQHLQQQAIDVPAQSLPQQQAAAEIPAQVAAVSALEVRDLTEQIARYDGHVLIASRTGSGKTTTVQASIAHTMQIYKGNVDFWIFDPKGASWCGLEKTDRWLMCNTPESIPKVIERLVDLCEELENRQWTRVNSGGHWDENNEPQTIKIIIDEYNTLRKLAKEYDSRFPPKESPRTANTLKNMVERFIFQGREDCMNLWLMAQTTRVEQLDLDTSTQDNMVYFAQARNADYQSVEDAIGNTYVVTDPRQRKILQAVLADYKDDRTQNPSIPIAFTTLGGNQLCKLPDLNWAKTYRLNDPITTLEKAYQAPAAPSYDDRYPPNWGNISALARRLTGELCCFPGCQNRATETHHAYYPKWQQGEPTEPGEAVFPLCEEHHDRDSTESAHHPINWVPAKTPAPGWDAHNTPAYYRLLIQGWSEKSAKHSG